From Mya arenaria isolate MELC-2E11 chromosome 12, ASM2691426v1, the proteins below share one genomic window:
- the LOC128212277 gene encoding uncharacterized protein LOC128212277: MEIFWTKIAVLIAAVADLATPSLSCEYIVESRRVSQRDLPPVRPLRHLNGTCEIPGRLRDRWTLLTPDRERLRIRSHSMTARYPGQTNLTRIRYRCLESRGHTFLLGTETSIGRQGSGVLCLGFAAIFGNSVVGEYSIVRLNAVGYESHLLGPQLLPRTTVKWPTLNDTCVQAADQKDYYAEIVRAERRCVFPDELHRTWNFTHHKARHVTFAEKTFTFTFMDGSVHKFDCNVKEGDIYVLREFEFTDGQDGVLCYNITRLLEDPHYNFEMSRLNSGDHMEGMVRLLPVGRPVELSEDCDWLESPARPEFLY, translated from the exons ACAAAGATCGCTGTGTTGATCGCTGCAGTCGCCGACCTAG CGACACCCAGTCTATCGTGCGAGTATATTGTTGAGTCTCGGCGAGTCTCACAGCGTGACCTTCCGCCTGTTCGCCCTCTCCGCCATTTGAACGGCACATGCGAAATTCCCGGCCGCCTCAGAGACCGATGGACGCTCTTGACGCCCGATCGCGAGCGGCTGCGAATCCGGTCGCATTCAATGACAGCAAGGTATCCCGGACAAACCAACCTGACCAGGATCCGCTACCGATGTTTAGAGAGTAGAGGACATACATTCCTTCTCGG CACGGAGACAAGCATAGGGAGGCAGGGTTCCGGTGTTCTCTGTCTGGGGTTTGCTGCCATCTTCGGGAACAGTGTTGTCGGCGAGTACAGCATCGTCAGGCTCAACG CGGTCGGATATGAGAGTCACTTGCTCGGCCCACAACTCCTTCCCCGTACAACCGTGAAATGGCCGACACTCAATGACACGTGCGTTCAAGCCGCGGACCAGAAAGATTACTACGCGGAAATTGTCCGCGCAG agCGTCGTTGCGTGTTTCCAGACGAGCTTCATCGCACGTGGAATTTTACACACCATAAGGCCAGGCACGTCACGTTCGCAGAGAAGACGTTTACGTTTACGTTTATGGACGGAAGTGTGCACAAATTTGACTGTAACGTAAAGGAAGGTGATATCTACGTGCTGCG gGAGTTTGAATTCACAGACGGACAGGACGGCGTGCTCTGTTATAACATTACACGGCTCTTAGAAGACCCTCATTATAATTTCGAGATGTCTAGGCTTAACA GCGGGGACCACATGGAAGGGATGGTTCGGCTTCTTCCTGTTGGAAGACCGGTGGAGCTTTCGGAGGACTGTGATTGGTTGGAAAGCCCCGCGCGCCCGGAATTTCTTTACTAA